In Humulus lupulus chromosome 6, drHumLupu1.1, whole genome shotgun sequence, a single genomic region encodes these proteins:
- the LOC133782706 gene encoding uncharacterized protein LOC133782706 — protein sequence MANAWKRDRGTNFVSPRTLFSLFSITFLFLIFFFFFFTSSNPNPYPNSSVNIKTAFPFRTIQPFDCQKCPQSYPVIANIVENLRHPFLYSLADLGNLPEKPHKNIVRLLKGKPFRKPDISATVQEVLEKFRGEGRDGFFVDVGGNVGMASFAAAVMGFRVLVFEPVLENLQRICDGIYLNRVGELVTVFEAATSDHLGNITFHKLVGRLDNSAVSATGAKLAFKSNEEIALQVRSVPLDEAIPESEPVLLLKIDVQGWEYHVLKGASKLLSRKGSEAPYLIYEEDERLLQASNTTAKEIRDFLHSVGYHHCSQHGTDAHCTKKD from the exons ATGGCAAATGCCTGGAAAAGAGATAGAGGAACGAATTTCGTCTCACCCAGAACACTATTCTCACTCTTCTCCATCACTTTCCTCTTcctaatcttcttcttcttctttttcacctCTTCAAATCCTAACCCTTACCCTAACTCTAGCGTCAATATCAAAACCGCATTCCCTTTCCGTACAATCCAACCTTTCGATTGCCAGAAATGCCCCCAATCCTACCCGGTGATTGCGAACATCGTCGAAAACCTGAGGCACCCATTCCTGTACTCGCTCGCCGATTTGGGAAATTTGCCCGAAAAGCCACACAAGAACATTGTCAGATTGCTGAAGGGGAAACCCTTCAGGAAGCCGGACATCTCTGCTACGGTCCAGGAGGTTTTGGAGAAGTTCAGAGGTGAAGGCAGAGATGGGTTTTTTGTTGATGTTGGGGGAAATGTGGGTATGGCTAGCTTCGCCGCCGCAGTAATGGGGTTTCGGGTGCTGGTTTTTGAACCTGTTTTGGAGAATTTGCAGCGGATTTGTGATGGGATTTACTTGAATCGAGTTGGGGAATTGGTCACTGTCTTTGAAGCCGCCACCTCCGACCATCTTGGAAATATCACATTCCACAAG TTGGTTGGTCGGCTCGACAACAGTGCTGTTTCGGCCACTGGTGCGAAATTGGCTTTCAAGTCAAACGAAGAGATAGCACTTCAGGTTAGGTCTGTCCCTCTTGATGAAGCAATTCCAGAGTCAGAACCCGTGCTTCTACTCAAGATTGATGTTCAAGGTTGGGAGTATCACGTTCTTAAAGGAGCATCCAAGTTACTATCAAGAAAGGGAAGTGAAGCCCCGTACCTTATTTATGAGGAGGATGAGCGGTTGTTGCAAGCCAGTAATACCACTGCAAAAGAGATTCGAGATTTTCTTCATAGTGTGGGATATCATCATTGCTCGCAGCATGGTACTGATGCACATTGCACCAAGAAGGATTGA